One genomic segment of Gemmatimonadota bacterium includes these proteins:
- a CDS encoding NAD(P)/FAD-dependent oxidoreductase, translating to MATEHVIIGGGPGGMNAIETIRGYDADASITLISDEPAYSRMALPYYISGNIPVDQVNTGDDDYFGRLGVKTRFGVSVSEVNPHASMLTLSDGSMVPFDNLLIATGSSAQKLNIPGADGDGVHNLWTVADAEKTVDALGSDAEVAFIGAGFIGFIILNAMHKRGARLKVIELEGQVLPRMLDAQGASLVGSWLESQGVEVHTGVSVQAIDHGHDGVKTLQLSDGSSTRADVVIVATGIKANIGFLDGSGIETNEGVLVNNRCQTNVANVYAAGDVAEGPDLSTGSQAVHAIQPTAVDHGRIAGANMAGQDVEYPGSLLMNILDVCGLQCASFGDWSGEGDVTEVINANRPVYRKLIWDGSTITGAIMLGPADDVAMLNDMGMIKGLIQAKTDLGAWKQHIQANPTDIRRPYVATKTAEKMLALTSLGKPSEHRSYQHAQDAGKDRSAHQVFVDSTG from the coding sequence ATGGCGACAGAACACGTGATTATAGGCGGCGGACCGGGCGGGATGAATGCCATCGAAACGATCCGCGGTTACGACGCGGACGCGTCCATCACCCTGATCTCCGACGAGCCGGCCTATTCCCGCATGGCCCTGCCCTACTATATCTCGGGGAACATCCCGGTCGATCAGGTAAATACCGGTGACGACGACTATTTTGGCAGGCTGGGGGTGAAGACCCGCTTCGGGGTCAGCGTCTCCGAGGTGAATCCCCACGCGAGCATGCTCACGCTCAGCGACGGATCCATGGTGCCCTTCGACAACCTGCTGATCGCCACGGGATCGTCCGCTCAGAAGCTGAACATACCCGGCGCGGACGGCGACGGCGTCCATAATCTCTGGACCGTGGCCGACGCGGAGAAGACCGTGGACGCCCTGGGAAGCGATGCCGAGGTGGCCTTCATCGGGGCCGGGTTCATCGGATTCATCATCCTCAACGCGATGCACAAGCGCGGCGCTCGCCTGAAGGTGATCGAACTGGAAGGCCAGGTGCTGCCGCGTATGCTGGACGCCCAGGGCGCTTCCCTGGTGGGCTCCTGGCTCGAGTCGCAGGGCGTCGAAGTCCACACCGGCGTGAGCGTGCAGGCCATCGATCACGGCCACGACGGCGTGAAGACCCTGCAGCTTTCCGATGGGTCGTCCACCCGCGCGGACGTGGTCATCGTCGCCACGGGGATCAAGGCCAACATCGGCTTTCTCGATGGATCGGGTATCGAGACCAATGAGGGTGTCCTGGTCAATAACCGGTGCCAGACCAACGTGGCCAACGTGTATGCGGCGGGTGACGTGGCCGAAGGTCCGGACCTGTCCACCGGAAGCCAGGCGGTGCACGCCATACAGCCCACCGCCGTCGACCACGGCCGGATCGCGGGAGCGAACATGGCCGGCCAGGACGTGGAGTATCCCGGCAGCCTGCTGATGAACATCCTGGACGTGTGCGGCCTGCAGTGCGCCAGTTTCGGCGACTGGTCCGGCGAAGGCGACGTCACCGAGGTCATCAACGCCAATCGTCCGGTCTACCGAAAGCTGATCTGGGACGGCTCCACGATCACCGGCGCCATCATGCTCGGACCTGCTGACGACGTGGCCATGTTGAACGACATGGGGATGATCAAGGGACTGATCCAGGCCAAGACGGATCTCGGCGCGTGGAAGCAGCACATCCAGGCGAACCCGACGGACATCCGGCGGCCCTACGTGGCCACGAAGACCGCGGAGAAGATGCTGGCCCTTACCTCGCTCGGCAAGCCGTCCGAGCACCGGTCATACCAGCATGCGCAGGATGCCGGCAAGGACCGAAGCGCGCACCAGGTCTTCGTCGATTCTACGGGATAA
- a CDS encoding outer membrane beta-barrel protein: MSLQKPIVVVFSMTICLILVSVTEAAAQDRRTSGWYVSGGLGGNLAYGLDQSGSNTESTCYPTSACFDMILRDIPGYRWRYDPSADRGIGFDAAVGRVFDRTRIEVAYAQRRNKVDQGPPLEITYLDGSTAGASSFLGRGLVQATSMNFFEDLVTRTVTLNAYYDLPVGPSRITPYVGVGTGIAFVELTRIFFSIEYSDPSGEGTIYDPPLSFYNSKQDTRLSDTVFAGHVYAGADYSLNDRAAVGLKAAYSRVDDVEHIGTYEYHPHFDTDPSLTNKNTFSATNHWSLTLNVRFLFGN, translated from the coding sequence ATGAGTTTACAGAAACCAATTGTTGTGGTTTTCTCGATGACAATCTGCCTGATCCTCGTTTCGGTTACCGAGGCGGCGGCCCAGGATCGGAGGACTTCCGGGTGGTACGTTTCCGGTGGGTTGGGCGGCAACCTGGCCTACGGCCTGGACCAGTCGGGCTCGAACACGGAATCCACGTGTTATCCCACCAGCGCCTGTTTCGATATGATTCTGCGGGACATCCCCGGCTACCGGTGGCGTTACGACCCATCCGCCGACCGGGGTATCGGTTTCGATGCGGCCGTCGGTCGGGTGTTCGACCGCACCCGTATCGAGGTCGCGTACGCGCAACGGAGAAACAAGGTCGACCAGGGTCCGCCGCTTGAAATCACTTACCTCGATGGCAGCACGGCGGGCGCCAGTTCCTTCCTCGGACGGGGGCTTGTTCAGGCTACCAGCATGAATTTCTTTGAAGACCTCGTGACGAGAACGGTGACCCTGAACGCCTACTACGACCTTCCCGTCGGACCGAGCAGGATCACGCCTTACGTGGGGGTGGGAACCGGCATTGCGTTCGTAGAACTGACCCGGATCTTCTTTTCGATCGAATACAGCGACCCCTCCGGAGAGGGAACGATCTACGATCCTCCGCTTTCCTTCTACAACAGCAAGCAGGATACCAGGTTATCCGATACGGTATTCGCGGGGCATGTGTACGCGGGCGCCGACTACAGCTTGAACGACCGTGCCGCAGTCGGCCTGAAAGCGGCCTATTCGAGGGTGGACGACGTCGAACACATCGGGACGTACGAGTACCATCCCCACTTCGATACGGATCCTTCGCTTACAAACAAAAACACGTTCAGCGCCACGAACCACTGGTCCCTGACACTGAACGTGCGTTTCCTGTTTGGAAATTGA